A single genomic interval of Alteromonas sp. BL110 harbors:
- a CDS encoding efflux RND transporter periplasmic adaptor subunit: protein MNTFTRLLAIVSLTALVAACGGDEQDPSQSMSANANAGVPVDVATVVTQRLTEWDNFTGRLESPHIVALRPRVSGYIDFVAFDEGEYVEQGQTLFLIDNRSFKAEVNRLTAQLEEAKSRVKLAEQNYNRAFKLRKTQAVSEEVLDARLAEKNQALASLNQTQAALEVARLNRGFARVEAPISGRVSRANITEGNFVTAGQTELTRIVSTDRLYAYFDIDEQTYLNYVNSDKSASTAVSDQPVAMRLANESEYNHWGQIDFIDNQVNGNTGTLRVRAVFNNDEGRLIPGLFAHLKLAGDTEEQGILIKEKAIGTDLNNKFVLVVNDENKVEYRAVKLGDKVGSMRIITSGLNANDTIVVDGLQRVRPGAQVAANKVPMGDEDALANLSNWQSRVDNATQVSQNMAQYEDVLSGGSFTSGTATAGLK from the coding sequence ATGAATACTTTTACCCGTTTATTGGCAATAGTCAGCCTAACCGCGTTAGTCGCTGCATGCGGTGGTGACGAGCAGGATCCAAGTCAATCAATGAGCGCAAACGCAAATGCAGGTGTCCCTGTTGATGTGGCTACCGTGGTGACTCAGCGTTTAACCGAGTGGGATAATTTCACAGGCCGTTTAGAATCGCCTCACATTGTTGCACTTCGACCTCGCGTGTCAGGCTATATCGATTTTGTCGCGTTTGATGAAGGTGAGTACGTTGAGCAAGGGCAAACCTTATTTTTAATCGATAACCGTTCATTTAAAGCAGAAGTGAATCGCCTAACCGCTCAGCTTGAAGAAGCGAAAAGCCGCGTGAAACTGGCCGAACAAAACTACAACCGCGCCTTCAAATTGCGCAAAACCCAAGCGGTGTCTGAAGAAGTACTTGATGCCCGTTTGGCAGAAAAGAATCAAGCGTTAGCAAGTTTAAACCAAACTCAAGCTGCACTTGAAGTTGCACGCTTAAATCGTGGCTTTGCTCGTGTTGAAGCGCCTATATCTGGGCGTGTATCGCGAGCCAATATTACCGAAGGTAACTTTGTTACAGCGGGACAAACAGAGCTAACCCGTATAGTGTCGACTGACCGTTTGTACGCATATTTCGATATAGATGAGCAGACTTACCTAAATTATGTTAACAGCGATAAAAGTGCGTCGACGGCGGTAAGCGACCAGCCGGTAGCGATGCGTCTTGCTAACGAGTCTGAGTACAACCATTGGGGTCAAATCGATTTTATCGACAATCAGGTTAACGGCAATACAGGTACATTGCGAGTTCGCGCAGTTTTTAACAATGATGAAGGGCGTTTAATCCCTGGCTTGTTTGCGCATCTAAAATTGGCAGGTGATACCGAAGAACAAGGCATTCTAATTAAAGAAAAAGCCATTGGAACAGACCTTAATAATAAATTTGTGTTAGTGGTCAACGACGAAAACAAAGTGGAATACCGTGCAGTGAAGCTGGGTGACAAAGTGGGCAGCATGCGCATTATCACAAGTGGCCTAAATGCTAACGACACTATTGTGGTTGATGGCCTACAGCGTGTGCGCCCTGGTGCACAAGTTGCCGCAAATAAAGTCCCCATGGGTGATGAAGATGCGCTTGCAAACTTATCCAACTGGCAGTCACGTGTTGATAACGCTACGCAAGTAAGCCAAAACATGGCGCAGTATGAAGATGTTTTATCTGGTGGTTCATTTACCTCAGGTACAGCAACGGCAGGTCTTAAGTAA